From the genome of Leptodactylus fuscus isolate aLepFus1 chromosome 1, aLepFus1.hap2, whole genome shotgun sequence, one region includes:
- the TENT2 gene encoding poly(A) RNA polymerase GLD2, with protein sequence MFPNSPRVGRSPHPSRPIIQHHPGELFNKLPLPVPPELLQARLTYHKNANLSRMLMGGNVLAMPSVSSQPWSFGNRNPLVNPVSPPQFQSRKRRSDEGNNQYDLKRQRFQSPPQPPSVIHQPVPLSNDLYFSYDGTPMRQATRNPDVNGRDPSSGDNWLFDDVETTLPAANDKLSQQILDLFQACQQQISDLKKKDICRAELQREIQQIFPQSRLYLVGSSLNGFGTRSSDADLCLVLKDEPMNQQTEARHILSLLQKHFYTRLGYIERPQLIRAKVPIVKFRDKVSGVEFDLNVNNVVGIRNTFLLRTYAHIESRIRPLVLVVKRWASHHGINDASRGTLSSYSLVLMVLHYLQTLPEPVLPSLQKNYPECFNPAMQLHLVHHAPRNIPRYMSKNGSSLGDLLVGFLKYFAIEFDWKNKIISVREGKAMQRTEGFEWRNKFICVEEPFDRTNTARAVHEKQKFDLIQEEFMKAWVRLRDNRDLNSVLPLQRIFGKPN encoded by the exons AATAAACTACCGCTGCCGGTACCCCCCGAGCTGCTGCAGGCCCGGCTCACCTACCACAAGAATGCCAA CCTCTCTAGGATGCTGATGGGTGGCAATGTCCTGGCGATGCCATCGGTGTCCTCACAGCCATGGTCCTTTGGGAATCGCAACCCCTTGGTTAATCCGGTCTCTCCACCTCAATTCCAGAGCAGGAA GAGGAGAAGTGATGAGGGGAATAATCAATATGATCTGAAGAGGCAGAGGTTTCAGTCTCCTCCACAGCCGCCTTCTGTCATTCACCAGCCCGTGCCTTTAAGTAATGACCTCTATTTCTCCTATGATGGGACGCCGATGCGTCAGGCCACTCGGAACCCAGATGTAAATGGTCGAGACCCATCTTCAGGTGACAATTGGCTATTTGATGACGTAGAAACCACTTTGCCTGCTGCTAATGACAAG CTGAGTCAGCAGATTCTGGATTTGTTTCAGGCTTGCCAACAGCAAATCTCTGACTTGAAGAAGAAAGACATTTGTCGAGCAGAACTCCAGAGGGAAATTCAGCAAATATTTCCCC AGAGCAGACTATACCTGGTTGGCTCATCTCTTAACGGGTTTGGCACAAGAAGCAGTGATGCAGATTTGTGTTTAGTTCTAAAAGATGAGCCG ATGAATCAGCAAACAGAAGCCAGGCATATTCTCAGCTTACTCCAAAAACACTTCTACACTAGACTTG GATATATTGAGAGACCTCAACTAATCAGAGCAAAAGTGCCAATTGTAAAATTCAGGGACAAAGTCAG tgGTGTGGAGTTTGACTTGAATGTAAACAATGTCGTGGGAATCAGAAATACATTCCTTCTAAGAACCTATGCACACA TAGAGAGCCGAATTCGACCATTAGTGCTGGTTGTTAAGCGATGGGCCAGTCACCATGGTATAAATGATGCCAGCCGAGGAACCTTAAGCAGCTATAGTCTCGTTTTAATGGTTTTGCACTATTTACAAA CGCTACCTGAACCAGTTCTTCCATCTCTACAGAAAAATTATCCA GAATGTTTTAACCCTGCTATGCAGTTGCACCTTGTCCATCATGCTCCTCGCAATATCCCTCGATATATGTCCAAAAATGGATCAAGCCTGGGCGACCTTCTTGTGGGATTCTTGAAATATTTTGCTATAGAGTTTGA CTGGAAGAACAAGATCATTTCAGTTCGTGAAGGCAAAGCTATGCAGAGGACGGAAGGCTTTGAATGGAGGAATAAGTTTATCTGTGTGGAAG AGCCATTTGACAGAACAAACACTGCTAGAGCTGTACATGAAAAACAGAAGTTTGACCTGATTCAAGAGGAATTCATGAAG gCTTGGGTGAGGTTAAGAGACAACAGAGATCTCAATAGCGTGCTGCCTCTTCAAAGAATTTTCGGGAAACCAAACTGA